The Aspergillus chevalieri M1 DNA, chromosome 5, nearly complete sequence genome includes a region encoding these proteins:
- the CDC8 gene encoding bifunctional thymidylate/uridylate kinase (BUSCO:EOG09261F9G;~COG:F;~EggNog:ENOG410PNUS;~InterPro:IPR027417,IPR039430,IPR018094,IPR018095;~PFAM:PF02223;~go_function: GO:0004798 - thymidylate kinase activity [Evidence IEA];~go_function: GO:0005524 - ATP binding [Evidence IEA];~go_process: GO:0006233 - dTDP biosynthetic process [Evidence IEA]) yields MTHSTRRGALIVVEGLDRAGKSSQCECLRDALQKQGHSVKYIRFPDRTTSIGKLINSYLRGESQLDDHSIHLLFSANRWEIASTIEENINNGITIIVDRYSYSGVVYTAAKANPNLSLEWAWQPEIGLPRPDLCLFLRISPEEAAKRGGFGAERYENQPMQIRVRGLFQDLFDRQRSEDIHIIDAGRAFDEVYQDILKIATDSVARVDVVGPLRKLGPISL; encoded by the exons ATGACTCACTCTACGCGACGCGGAGCTCTTATCGTCGTTGAAGGCTTGGATCGCGCTGGCAAATCGAGCCAGTGCGAATGTCTACGCGACGCGCTACAGAAACAGGGCCATTCGGTCAAGTACATTCGATTTCCAG ATCGAACGACATCTATCGGAAAGCTGATCAACTCCTACCTCCGCGGCGAATCGCAGCTAGACGACCACTCAATCCACCTTCTGTTCTCTGCCAACCGCTGGGAAATCGCAAGCACTATTGAGGAGAATATAAACAATGGTATCACGATCATCGTAGACCGCTATTCGTATTCCGGTGTCGTCTATACAGCTGCGAAAGCAAACCCCAACCTATCCCTAGAATGGGCATGGCAACCGGAAATCGGATTACCACGACCGGATCTCTGTCTCTTCCTTCGTATATCGCCAGAGGAAGCTGCAAAGCGCGGTGGGTTTGGCGCGGAGAGATATGAGAACCAGCCAATGCAGATTCGTGTGCGTGGGTTGTTCCAGGATCTTTTCGATCGTCAGCGGAGCGAGGATATTCATATCATTGATGCGGGGAGGGCCTTTGATGAGGTTTATCAGGATATCTTGAAGATTGCGACGGACTCGGTTGCACGTGTGGACGTTGTCGGACCTCTAAGAAAACTTGGACCGATTTCTCTTTGA
- the SLX1 gene encoding structure-specific endonuclease subunit SLX1 (COG:L;~EggNog:ENOG410PGIA;~InterPro:IPR026850,IPR027520,IPR000305,IPR035901, IPR013083;~PFAM:PF01541,PF11793;~go_component: GO:0033557 - Slx1-Slx4 complex [Evidence IEA];~go_function: GO:0017108 - 5'-flap endonuclease activity [Evidence IEA];~go_process: GO:0006281 - DNA repair [Evidence IEA]), whose protein sequence is MTEEDQTKPIPAFYACYLLRSTVRHASLYIGSTPDPSRRLTQHNGATKGGAKRTARGNLRPWEMTILVEGFMSRIGALQFEWAWQHTNDSRHARLGQMTGEEVTAGKAKPQRRRTRRSMKAHLEDLHVLLRSNYFSNWPLRIRFFSADVYRQWKAWSDRVDDSLPSHIQIILDGDCDLLHNQTDKGDKVESVHNIQTRYTNIDEYLEKAALLLDDPTDLRCKICQGRMIPKDELVVVCPQTACHCTSHMSCLSASFLVAAGEPDRFVPVHGTCPACKKTIKWPVIMQEMTLRRRGDKELRAILRRKKRRDNQNRRADAKGVPGAATTEEDSFDDSADDDALDEDWTEEPASESDSDTEIPNARSKPAPPRLEIVIEDSEDD, encoded by the exons ATGACTGAAGAAGACCAAACAAAACCTATTCCTGCATTCTATGCCTGCTATCTCCTCCGTTCCACCGTCCGTCATGCCTCCCTATATATCGGTTCCACTCCAGATCCATCCAGACGCCTGACCCAGCATAACGGGGCAACTAAGGGAGGCGCAAAACGGACGGCTAGGGGGAACTTGAGGCCATGGGAGATGACAATTTTGGTGGAGGGGTTTATGAGCCGCATCGGGGCGTTGCAGTTTGA ATGGGCGTGGCAACACACGAATGACTCGAGACATGCGAGGTTGGGGCAGATGACTGGGGAGGAAGTTACGGCTGGCAAGGCGAAACCTCAACGCCGTCGGACTAGGCGGTCGATGAAGGCTCATTTGGAGGATTTACATGTCCTACTACGATCAAATTACTTCTCTAACTGGCCCTTGAGGATACGGTTTTTCTCGGCTGACGTCTATCGACAATGGAAGGCCTGGAGTGACCGTGTAGATGACTCCCTCCCAAGCCATATCCAGATCATCTTGGATGGGGATTGTGATCTTCTGCATAACCAGACCGACAAGGGTGACAAGGTTGAGAGCGTCCACAATATCCAGACGAGATATACGAATATTGATGAATACCTGGAAAAAGCTGCTCTCTTACTCGATGATCCTACAGATCTACGTTGTAAAATATGCCAGGGGCGGATGATTCCCAAAGACGAGTTGGTGGTTGTCTGCCCCCAGACTGCTTGTCATTGCACAAGTCATATGTCTTGTCTATCTGCCAGTTTCCTAGTTGCCGCCGGTGAACCAGACAGGTTCGTCCCAGTGCATGGTACATGTCCTGCTTGTAAGAAGACCATCAAATGGCCGGTGATCATGCAAGAGATGACGCTTCGTCGTCGCGGCGACAAAGAATTGCGTGCTATcttgaggaggaagaagaggagagataACCAAAACAGGAGGGCGGATGCAAAGGGTGTCCCCGGTGCCGCGACAACGGAAGAAGATAGCTTCGATGACTcggctgatgatgatgctctTGACGAGGATTGGACAGAGGAACCGGCTTCTGAATCGGATTCCGACACAGAAATCCCTAATGCACGATCAAAGCCAGCCCCCCCGCGACTGGAGATAGTGATAGAGGACAGCGAAGACGATTGA